The region ACACGGGTTAGGAGGAGAAAGTTGACGTGGAAAACTGTGGCATTTTACAACTTTGTTTGCAGTAACTTCACCTGTGAAAAGgactgtactggttttggctgggatagagttaattttcttcacagtagcttgtatggggctatgttttgggtttgtgctggaagaagtgttgataacacagggatgtgttagttgttgctgagcagtgctgacacagagtCAAGGGGCGTTCTGCTCCTTGCCCTGCCCCGCCAGTGAGcagctgggggtgggcaagaagggggcacagccgggacagctgaccccaagtgaccaaggggatatcccacaccatgtcatgctcagcaagaAAAGccgggggaaggagcaggaagggggGACATCCGGAGCCATGGCGCTTGGTCTTCCCAAGTCGCCGTTATGCGTGCTGGAGCccggctttcctggggatggctgagcacccgcctgcccatgggaagcagggagtgaattccttgttttgctttgcctgtgtgcacggcttttgctttccctattcaactgtctttatctcaacccacgggttttctcacttttacccttccggGTCTCTTCCCCCAAACCACGGGGGGAGGTGAGCGGGCAGCtggtggggctgagctgcccacTGGGGCTAAACGACAGCAAGGACATAAGCTGCTGGTGTAACTGCAAGCTTCAGAAGGCCAGGGTCTTCCAGGAAACTGGAAAGAACCGTTTGGATTGATGAAAGGACCATGTTGTAAAGCCcttgattaaaaagaaaacaggaataaattGACTTCTAAAAACAGTGTACATAATGTCAATACTGTCAGTAATGTATGTCTTATTTGTGAGGTTTGAATTCCAAAATAATGTAACTTTCTCCTGTGACTAGACTATCATTCTTGAttgttattctgcttttttaccCAGTTGTCTTTGTTGCtatttttctgcctcagttttctCAATAACTCATTAATACCTGTATGGTAAAGTGAATCCtatattttaaatccttttatCTTACTTTTAATAAGAGTGATAGAATATTATAGACATAGCACTTCACACagtttcaaacatttttattaaccTGAAGGGAAAGTGAATGAGCTATAGTCCTAATAAGGAGAGAAATATAGCAGTCAGCTATATAGCTTCAAAGAACCTGCTGCTTGCATGGATGGGGAAGAGTAATAGTTTCTTCAACCTGTGAAAGTAACCAAGAGAACCTGTATGCGTGTGTTTGAAAGAGTCTGTTGCAAATCTTTTAAAGTTAAACTGATTCTCAATTATGTGCTGTAGGAGATGAATACGATGTATGTGCCATTTGTCTGGACGAATATGAGGATGGAGACAAGCTCAGAATCCTTCCATGTTCTCATGGTAAGCAGCTGTATTTTGGGTTTGGTATTTGTGTTAAAACAGCTCTCTAAAACACCATGTTTAAAACCCACAGTGAATAGGTTTATTGCTTGCTgtatacaatttatttttgctagTATGCAGGAGTGTATCTACAAATTGGGAAAagagcaaacttttttttttcctctttttaagaGCAAAAAGGCTAGCATTCCCTTTGCGTTTTTCTTTGGACAtacacatgaaagaaaatctgGGCTTGACACTGTCCCCTAAATGTCTGTATTTAATATGGAAACATATTGCAGAGTTaccttttacattaaaaaaaagtaggctTTCACTTTCTCCAAGACAATTAAACCATAAAACATAATTCAGCTATTAGTGACAGAGATATGGATGAAGGGATATAGTCTGTCCCGTAGCCTGAAGCCATCTAGACCACTGCCTTGACTGCACTTGGAATTCCGTCAGTGTTGTTGGTGCAAAAACTAGTGGAATATTTTTACTGTGACAGAAATTTTACTTGTGCACTGTCTTAACAGTCTTTCTCAAATACAGCCCCCTGCAAAAGGTATATCTAGTAGTCATGTACGTATCTATGTACAAGACTGCTCTTAACTGCATGCAAGTACAAGAAGCATTTTAAGAACTTATATATCATCTAGAAATCTGGAAGAGGCCTGGGCCCAAGAGCATCTCTAAATTTAGACATTTTTCTGATAAAAGCTGTGTAAAATCTATCAAGAAAGATAGGATTCATCCTTCCTAGCTTGAGACCCTCTCTCTATGTCCCAGTCCATTAACTAGATTACAGCCATTTTGGCTGGGTGCAGTTTTACCCAgctttttctcattaaattcCTGCTCTGACCAGACACTGCAACAGCAAATACCACATCACTAAGAGATTTAAAGAAAGAGGCAACTGATGTTACAGTGTTATCCACAGTGAACACAGCAGACGACACTGAGCTTTGTAGATCCTCATCataaaaaacaatttcaaaacagGCTGACAAAGAAAGttctcagaagagaaagaacagatcCATATCATCTGTCCCAGCTACAGACTGTGAAGTTAATTAAACCTGATCACCAATATCAGATTGctgacaaattaaaaacaaacaaaaaacaaacaaaacaaaaaccccagaataCCACTGTTGTTTCTCGTGGAGAACATGCTACTAACGTGCTTGAACAGGTACTAAATGCTTGCCCTGGTAAATACTTAGCTCTTTGCCAGGTAGAAGTCTCTTAATAAGCAGAGCTACGTTTTTAATACCTTAAGACactttcaaacacatttttttaaacaaggccAGTATAGTTGCAGTGCCAACTGTAGACCTGATTTAAAATCCACAAAATCAtgcagtaattttatttaataacaaGGTGCTTTGGTGCATCTGGGGGGAGGTTAGAGGCACTATGAGGATAACGATGGTGGGCGTGTGTGCTGCAAGGTGGGTGTAATTCCTCGAGaagtttttaaagtttattttgtcAAATATGGCCCATTGCAGGACTGCTCTCAGATTCATTCAGAAGAAATAGGTATTTATTGCATATATCCATATGGCCGAGATCCTAATCTGTTAGGTGTTTTGTATGTGAGGACACTCTACATGCCAACAAACTTGTGACTAAAATTCTCTGTATGAGTTAAATTCTAAAATTCTCCTGTGTTACTAAACATAAATACAATTTAACAgttttccttgctcttttcACTTAGATAATGGTGTACCTGTATTTTGTTTCCTAACAGCATATCACTGCAAGTGTGTGGACCCATGGctgacaaaaacaaaaaaaacatgtCCTGTGTGTAAGCAGAAAGTGGTCCCTTCCCAGGGGGACTCTGACTCCGAAACAGACAGTAGTCAAGAAGAGAATGAAGTATCTGAAAATACTCCTTTGCTTAGACCGTTAGCCTCAGTTAGTACTCAGTCATTCGGGGCTTTGTCAGAATCTCACTCCCATCAGAACATGACCGAGTCCTCAGAGTATGAGGAAGATGACAATGACAATGTTGATAGCAGTGATGCAGAAAATGGAATAAACGAAGAAAGTGTAGTGGTTCAACTACAGCCCAATGACGAAAGGGAGTACAGAGTGGCAAATACTGTTTGAGACTACTAATGCTGAATAGTGTATGAACAAAAGAGCTCTTCAGGCTATACTTTACAAACCTTTACGTAGGGAATATATTTTAATCTGTAATCCATTTGGTTTCTTCGATAGGAGCAGCAGTTCATGTAGTAGTACTATGGTTAAATCATTACAGATAGATTTATTTTTGATTCAGGTATTCAGTCACACGTTCTGTCGTCTCCAAAATGAACAGTTTAACTGGACTTCACAATGCTAATGAGTAATGTTAATAGTTCATATCAATAGAAATATCACACAGACTCTAAATGTATCTTGTTGAAATGGGATTTATCTGGaagtcatttttttccatcctgtaGCTACAACTGGGTCATACTGATAGCAATATTTATTACATGTATGGTATGTGTTACCCCTTAAGCCcaacaaaaaatgtatttgcatgttTGTATAGAGTTTTCCTAAAAACTGTCACcactactgaaagaaaaatgtagaacAGGTCAATATTCTATATGCTGGTGtatcaaaacaaagcagaagaaattccACTTCTATCTCAAAGCAGTGATTCCAAATAATCCTTTGGAGTTTGCCACAGTTGGCTGAGTTTAAGCAGTTCCATCGCGCAGTTCCTAGGATAAGGAGACTTAGAATGCAAGTTTAGTTTTGAGCAGTGCACAAGGTAAGATCCCCCATAAAGACATCAGTTACCCCTACTTGCTACTGTGGCGTAGTCTGGTTTCCAGTGATGACGTGGGAGTTGCGGGGGAGGAGGTGACCAAAACAGAGGTTTTGTTCCTCAcggaaaaataattttaggtAAGTATTCCATTGATCCTCAACTCGTATACCTCTTACTAAAGAGCATTTTATGCTGCATTAGTCTGCTAAACTATGTATAtagaaaaattgttcttttcaaaTACCTGATTGGAAAACAAGTGCTTATAACTGTTTAACAGAACTCAGTACTTACCAGTGTATCATGAAAGAAGTAAATGCTATATAATACCTCTGTAACTATGTAGAAAGTAAACATACGTATAATCaaaatgcagagattttttttatatggcCTTGAATAAGGAAAGCTTGAAAGAATGTTAATAAACATGTTTTCCACTTTAAGTATCAAAAGGAATTTATTGAACTTTTGCATTACTTACATTCATTGTGTACTCTTCTACATTATTACTAAggttaaagtatttttaaagatccAGAACATGTGACTGTTAAGATCCCTTAGTAAACATTAACCTACGTTGTGCTGCCTATCACAGTACAAAGTGCTGTACTGATCAGCACTGCATGCAGGAGGGCTGACTTACACAGGAAACCTTAATTTTTGTTCACTTTTAGTTTGAGGAGAGGTTTGAATCAATCTGGGTCTGTACATGTAACTTGTacgggggagaggggaggaaggaagaccGCAGTGCTGTTAATATTTCCTGCCCCCATGGTTAGAGCTGCAGCCTGCGAGCCTGTGTTCTGGGAGTCAGAAACAAACCTGGACTGAGGCGACTGCAGGTGAGGTGTTTCCGTCTGTTATTTCTGACTGAGTACACCGTGCAACTACACCCTCCTTGCTTCAGCCTGGCAATGGAAATCAATTCCCTGGGACTGGCTAAGAGCAGAGAAAGTTTATTTTGCAGAGTGAGGCATGGTAAAAGGATCACAGTGAAAGAATGATTCATCTTCAGACCACTGCCACCAGCAATCCGTGGGGTTAATGACAAACAATGTACTGTTCTATTTTCACAGTGTACAATTCCACTTCAGCTCGCATATGTCTAGTTAAGTCTGAATGTGAAAAATGATTTCCGAAAACTTACTAAGCTGAAAGATGTTTCTTAAAATAGGTTCCTGCCGTTTGTATGAGTACATGTGTTTATTTGTAGTTGTATTTCAGGCGCCCCAAAACCTGAAGAGATCCAGAACCATGAACTGAAGTAAACTTTATAACATGTGCTATATGTAACTCTGGTTGTAGTATTTGCTGCAATGACAAAAAGTAAAGTTACACTCTTTTTACCAGTTTCTCACCTGCTATTCTCCATGCTGTATGGAGAAAATGCATGCAGCAAAGGATATTCTATTTCTGTCCCAAATATAGtatatgtttctttaaaaaactgttCCATTTTCTAAACTTTCTGATGGTAttcatctgtattttatttcagcaggcCTTGGTAGTAAATGTTGTAGTGATACTCCCCTGGCCATGCCTCCCTTGTGCCGCAGACACAGTTTACTTGTCAGTTGCCATTGTCAGTAAGAATGACAATTAAAGAAGGAATAGCATTTTATTATTAGAAATACTTCGGAAGGTTAAGCATCTCTTAACATTTCTAAGGAGAGCTTGcatatttcattaaaacttgCTGGATAATTCCTCTGTCTCAAAAGGTATGGCCTGTCCACACCCACAGGGAAAGATAAATACGGATTTTTCTTTGGGCTGTGACCTACTACATTATCCATGTGAAGTAGCGCTGTTTCCTCGCCATATGCCAGAAGAGCCGACtcccagggtttttttgcttcaaTCTCTAGCTATCTTTGACAATAGGATGTTGGTGCTTTCAGGAGGTTCATACTTGATTGCCtagttgaaaaaaatttctcctgGTAAGTAGCTGTAACTAGCGTCTGAAGTTAAAAGTATTTCATGGGACCTCTGAAGCATATCATCTCCCTGAAAAAAACAGCGTAGGTATCGATGGCAGTTACCACAAAATACAATGTGTATGACCAGTATAAATAGCTCCTTACAAAACAAGCTCGCACCAAACCTTTCATTGCATGATGAGAACATGCAAAATAATgcaatgaatattaaaaattgGATAATGTCTAAAAAGGCAATGCCATCAGCAGTTCAGAATAGTTAGGTGTTTCTACTGAATTCTAACAGAATTGTAAACACCACGATCATTACAAAAGTAAGACCCTCTGACAGGCTATGTAATAAGGGCTGGTATAATTAAAATCTGTCTGTGAATTATTATGGTGCAGAAAATAAGCACGCTGACAATTAACTTCataaatgtttttcagagaaagtaAGGGACTGATTACAAGGGCCTGGAAGTTAGCATTAAAAACTTGTAAAGCACATAAATGCAGCCCTTGTCATCTTCCAGCATGTGCCGTGCAATCTAAGAGGCATAAGTAATTGGGGACAGAAGTAAATCTTCAGAAAGTGAAGCAATTCGGTCAATAGTGAATGATCTCCCTCGCTTTGAAGAGAGACTGAACAACTCGAGAACTACCCTTAAAAAAACACCCTTTGAAGCCattctgcctctcctctgcattgctttcattttgcacaTCTTTCCTactccttcctcttcatctatttttaaaaacactaacGTTAAGTTCTGTTCTAATGCCAGTTCTGTTCTTTTACCCAAGCCTTGAATAAGAACATATgctacaaaagaagaaaaaaaaaaaaggcgggggggggcagtggTTAGCTTCCTTATGGTTGGGAACTGCTGACATAAGAAAAGATGCAATACTTCTAAAGCGTATGAGCAATCAGAGagctttttttataaaatggcAGGCACTGCAAACCACAGTGAATGAGTCGGAGAGTTTGAGAGCTCTACTGGAAGATGAGAGCCAGCAGGTATTGAAGACAGCTGTACATGAGTGAAGTTTCTAAGCCATGTCATGGACTAGCAAGAGGgtaaaaaaggaacaaagcatGAGCGCAAAACCCATCAGAAGTGTACGGGTCAGGCATCTTCACTGCTGCAGCTAAGAATGCTTTTACTAAACCCTGAGTGGTAGAATTGTGAGGGGGGGGGGTACAGCCTAATAAACTCTGAGACCGCCAAAGTGGCTGGAACAGTGCTGAGCGCTGGAACGGGCTGGCTGGTGAAACCCAGAGCCGTGCGATCCTGCCCAGCGCAGGACAGTGGTGCGCAGTACTGCACAGCACCTGAATTCAGCGGACAGAATCAGTTATATGGAGCTTTGTAATGGCTGAGGTACAGTGAAACACTGTCTCTCTTCTAATAACctcttgcaaggaaaaaaatattaatgtgaaTTTCTGACCTAAGTCACAATTTAGTGTTCAAACCTTTAGCACAGGACCATAAGCCTTTGTATTTAAATTGTCTGCTAATCTGGAAATGGGAGTTAAATGTAATATTTGTTGAGAATCCAAGTTATTCAAGAAAGGTATTTTAGGTAGACCCTAGCAAATTAGGTGGACAGGCACCATTATGCTATGGGAATTCAAcaacaaatgcatttgaaaaagtaaCTGGAGCAACACCTAATTCTCACCAAGAAAAAAGATACACAGGTGACATACAGACAGCCCCTGCGGATGCCTGCTCAGGAGAGGGGAACTGATCAGAAAGGAATGATGTTAAATAAGGACTGGGATGAAAAATTACTTGGTGTGGGCTGTTAAtggctctccctgcctctgagATGCCATTATGGTGAATTCCAGCTCTGGCCTTACTGCAGAAAAGCTTTGGAGATGGACACAGACACCACCCTACCACCCCCGCCAGCCAGGAGGGGGGCGGAAACAACGacaacaaaacccaccacaaaaaaaaaaaaacaaaaaaaaaaaaccaaccctgcaGTCAGAATGCGAGTGCAATTTTAAATTGGGTTTAGATACAGAGCAAAACATGGATTCACATCCCAACATCATTTTATGGGGAGAGTGGGAGGTTTGCGTCCTCTGTACTCATTAGCACTGGATGTAAACTTGCTCAGGGCTGGGCGCCTGCTCTACCTTTAGCACCAAGAGCTGGGCAATACAGTTCAGCCACTAAGCAACTCCAGTCGTTAGAGTAAATGCTTTGTATAGAAGGGCTTTAGTTAGACCGGGAGCAGGTGCAACACTTACACTGGTGAGTAAGATGTaggggaggatggggagaaCAAAGGCGTTTTAATGGTCACACCCAGG is a window of Pelecanus crispus isolate bPelCri1 chromosome 9, bPelCri1.pri, whole genome shotgun sequence DNA encoding:
- the RNF13 gene encoding E3 ubiquitin-protein ligase RNF13 isoform X4 gives rise to the protein MGSNDIEVLKKIDIPSVFIGETSANSLKEEFTYEKGGHVVLIPEFSLPLEYYLIPFLIIVGICLILIVIFMITKFVQDRHRARRNRLRKDQLKKLPVHKFKKGDEYDVCAICLDEYEDGDKLRILPCSHAYHCKCVDPWLTKTKKTCPVCKQKVVPSQGDSDSETDSSQEENEVSENTPLLRPLASVSTQSFGALSESHSHQNMTESSEYEEDDNDNVDSSDAENGINEESVVVQLQPNDEREYRVANTV